The Mus pahari unplaced genomic scaffold, PAHARI_EIJ_v1.1 scaffold_13101_1, whole genome shotgun sequence genome includes the window CCACATTTACCCGACGACATTTTTTGTGCGGTGCTCTCTTGTAAGGTAGCCGCCAATGCCAAACTCTGACCACTAGCTGGACCAATTCCTGCACAAAGTCGAATGTACCCCGCCAGATCCAGCTGTCCTTTGAAAGGCCGAATAGAGGCACGACATGCTGCATTAGCGTTCTCATAAGCCAGTTGTTTAACGAAAGGGATTCCCATTTGAGAATCTCCAGCAATTTTTCTAGCTGTTCTATGTAATCTATCTACAAACTCCTGGTAAGGCTCATTGGGGCCTTGCCGAATGCCTGATAAACCTCCATTACAATCCCCTGTGGTAGGCAACAAGGTCCACGCACGACGAGCAGCCGCAGCAATCTGTGCATAAACCCCCACAGGAAATCCGATCtgatttagattgccttcatatttACCCTCTCCCAATTGCATGTCAGTATCACAAGTTGGGTTACCAGTGTGCGCATTCAAAAGAGCAATTGACTTACACGCTTCTCGCCACTCAGCACTCCAGAGTAAAAAATCTNCTCCTGACAAGGTAGCCCTACACAAcgtcttccaatcttggggggtCAAATATGACTCCACAAGCGTATCTATTAAGGCTAGAGTGAAGGGGCCTGTGGGGCCATACTGcgccacagctgtttttaattcctttatcaCCTTAAAATCCAAAGCCTGACATTGACGATCCTATTGTTTTGTTGGTCAAACATTTTTGCTTCGGGGAAAGTCGGCCTGTTAGAAGAATCATGTCTTCCCCCACGAGCTCTAGGTACGGCTTCCTCTAGCGATGGTTGATAAATCTCAGGGTAAGTATTTTTCACTCCGAAGGATGTGGCTTTTAGCTCCTGAAGCTCTTTAGTCAGTTTTtgcaacttaatttcaaactctaaCTTACATATTTGCAAATCTAAAGTAGCAGCCCCTGCTACTGGGGAGGTCACAGGTGGGCCGGATACGGATTCCTTGGAAGACCAATCCTCCTCAGAATATCTGGTGGCTCCTTTTGGTAAAGGATCCCCTTTTTGAGGAGTTAGCTCATNGTCAGAATCCCCATACTTCCCTAATTTAGAGTTTTTATGAGATTCCGTAAGCTCAGCCTCAGCACTATGGAAGGCCAGCGGAATCTCCCCATCAATAGCATCTTTAGCTAGTGCCCAGAGGCAGAGTGTGAACTTGTCTGCCTGGGCCTCCCTTAAAGCTTTACCAATtttctcccaggttctcttgtttaaggtttttttctttctgaaccatgggcagcaacAATCTATCTGTTCTACCACATTTTGTAACTCACATTCTTTGAACCCTATTTCTTTCGCCTGAAGCAGTCCTTGTAGACTGCGGACACAAAACTGCCTAGAGGTTCCTGATCCCATAATTCCGCTGCGACCTTCAGGGAAGAAATGCCGGGTTAGCACTCAACCACTCAAATCAACATTGTGCCTGTAATAAATCAAAGAGGTTTAGAACCTGTGCTAGCCTGAGTACCTTTCCTTCCGGGATGCACGATACACCTTTTACACATGGAGCTCCATACCAGCGTCTGAGGTCCCATTAACTCCAGCCACGTGGGCGCCaaatgagtgtttctgcctgcagagaCACTGTGGCCTCgatccgaactggagagcgggaactcctgaaaaggaagtggactgcgaaaagaaacatggaggccttggcaaagacttctgatcaaggctcagatttttattatttggacttgcttaagtacaaggaagggttaggaagggttcccagcatgcccctgagtcctttgaagatGCCACAGTGGTTCTCGcaatggtgggcagtcctcgcgaTGGTGGGAAGTCCTCGcaatggtgggcagtcctcgaaatggtgggcggtccgagcgatggtgggcggtccaggtgatggtgggcggtccgggcgatggtgggcagcactctggtattcctgctggagggggagtggttagtgggggtgggagacaccaacacacCAGGGGGTTCCTGTCCTCCACCAACTGCTGCTTCCACAGAATCTCTGATATCAGGATGTCCATATTGCTCCCAGTGTCTAAGATCCACTTTGACTCTCTGGCTCCTTGGTCTTAACCTCACCTACCAGGGGAGGGGTAAGAGGACCAGTGTAAAGTTTTTGTAAGGTCTGAGAATTAGATGTTTAAGTGGTGTGTACCACTTAAGAATATACCTAAGAAGTTTtgattttttagtttttcatttttctttctcttcttccacctttgaACAACTTCTTCTTTGGACATTTGCCTAGGGAAGTGCAGAAAGC containing:
- the LOC115063382 gene encoding LOW QUALITY PROTEIN: endogenous retrovirus group K member 5 Gag polyprotein-like (The sequence of the model RefSeq protein was modified relative to this genomic sequence to represent the inferred CDS: inserted 1 base in 1 codon), which encodes MDILISEILWKQQLVEDRNPLEFPLSSSDRGHSVSAGRNTHLAPTWLELMGPQTLVWSSMCKRCIVHPGRKGRSGIMGSGTSRQFCVRSLQGLLQAKEIGFKESKDAIDGEIPLAFHSAEAELTESHKNSKLGKYGDSDXELTPQKGDPLPKGATRYSEEDWSSKESVSGPPVTSPVAGAATLDLQICKLEFEIKLQKLTKELQELKATSFGVKNTYPEIYQPSLEEAVPRARGGRHDSSNRPTFPEAKMFDQQNNRXRQCQALDFKVIKELKTAVAQYGPTGPFTLALIDTLVESYLTPQDWKTLCRATLSGXDFLLWSAEWREACKSIALLNAHTGNPTCDTDMQLGEGKYEGNLNQIGFPVGVYAQIAAAARRAWTLLPTTGDCNGGLSGIRQGPNEPYQEFVDRLHRTARKIAGDSQMGIPFVKQLAYENANAACRASIRPFKGQLDLAGYIRLCAGIGPASGQSLALAATLQESTAQKMSSGKCGDRVCFKCGNVGHFRSNCPKNKSAEGKKLSLAPGICPRCRQGNHWARE